In the genome of Streptomyces aquilus, the window GGTTCCTCGGGGTGCTGACGGTGCTGGGCGCCTGGCAGGGCTTCCACGGCCTGGACGCCCGGGGCACGGCGATGGCGCTGCTGGCCTCGCTGAGCTACCCGATCGGCTGGATCTACGTCCGCCGCACGCTGGCCGGATCGGGCCACTCCCATCTCTCCATGACCGGGGCCCAGTTGCTGCTCGCGACGCTCCAACTGGCTGTCATCACCCCGTTGTTCACCTCCACCCCGACGCACTTCGCCGCCATGCCCCTGCTGGCGATCGCCGCCCTGGGCACGCTCGGCACCGGGCTGGCCCTCCTCGTCCAGTACGGCCTGGTCGCCGAAGTCGGGCCCACGACCGCCCAGATGGTCACGTACTTCATCCCGGTCATCGCCACGGCAGCGGGCGTCGCGATCCTCGGGGAGCCGCTGAGCTGGTCGACGCCGGTAGGGGCGGCGATCGTGCTGGCGGGGGCGGCGTTGACCCAGGCGAAGCGGACTCCGCGGGCCGACAGCGCCACCGGCAGCCCGAACCCGGTCGGCCGCACCGTCCGCCCCTCCGAACCCGCCGACCGGGCGAGGCGCACTTCCCCCGTCGCGGACGAGGCGATCCCCAGCCCGGCCCCCGCCCCAGCCTCGACCCCGGCCGACTAGGCCGGCCAC includes:
- a CDS encoding DMT family transporter, coding for MTTAAPTRPRSLDWRLRFAALSLIWGFSFLLIKVGTDGYAPFQVTFGRLLFGTLVLGAAMAVKRERLPRGARIWGHLAMAALLLNALPFSLFAYAELTIPSTLAGICNATSPLWGMALSVVALSEDRPTRVRVAGLGIGFLGVLTVLGAWQGFHGLDARGTAMALLASLSYPIGWIYVRRTLAGSGHSHLSMTGAQLLLATLQLAVITPLFTSTPTHFAAMPLLAIAALGTLGTGLALLVQYGLVAEVGPTTAQMVTYFIPVIATAAGVAILGEPLSWSTPVGAAIVLAGAALTQAKRTPRADSATGSPNPVGRTVRPSEPADRARRTSPVADEAIPSPAPAPASTPAD